The Zea mays cultivar B73 chromosome 7, Zm-B73-REFERENCE-NAM-5.0, whole genome shotgun sequence DNA segment AAACCTATACCATGTACATCATTGGTCACATCAATTTCCAGACCGATCATGGCCACTAAACCATGGCGTGTGTTCTATTTATTTTTCAGATTTTTGCAGACATGGCGGCACTCGTTGATGCACAAAGAGAGGATCTAGACAACATAGAGAACCTGGTTCGTAACTTTACCTGTTCCTCTGATTAGTACATGCAACTGGTTAAAAAAAAGGCTGAATTTTATCAGTGCTACTGGAAAACTCAATCAAGTTCGAAAGCTGATCCATTGCCACCGTCAGGTTCAAAATGCTGTAAACCATGTGGTGTCTGGTACCGAGGCGCTACGCACCGCGAAGAGCCTGCAGAAGAAGTCGAGAAAGTGCATGTTGATTGCGATTATCATTCTGCTGGTAATTGCCGCCATAGTCGTGCTTTCGATCTTAAAGCCTTGGGCTAAGTAAGGAGGAGCAAGGGAAAACGAACACTATCTTCTGTTGCATGTATTCTAAGCTAATTCTTTTGGCTACACCATTCAGCTTATACCttaagtttttttttttttggtgcAAACGAAATGAAATTTCAGCTTATCACATTATTCACATGCTGGTTTTTTCTCTGTAAATATGAAACTTCAGCTCTTAGTTTACGAATATGAAACTGATGATATCGGATTATCGGTAGAGTTGTTGTTACAACAGATGCTCACGAGGATGTTTGGATTAATGGGCTAATGATTAAGTAGCCTATATattttttagataccaattagaAATGGGCTATTTCTAGACTAATAGTAAGAGCTAACAAGGGCTAATTAACGGTTCGAATCCATTATCCCTTATTTGCTTATAATGAATCCATTATCCAATTAGAAAATAAGGTTAGATGAGAAGTAGCTAAATTTAGGAAGTTCATTTATAGAGTTGTTGGAGAGGAGTTTTTAGTTTAgctacctaaattattgattCAAGGAGTCTTTTAGATCAGAAATATTGGAGTTGAGGGCAGACAATTCAAATCAGTAATTGTTGAAACATATAGAAATGTGTATATTGATGAACAGACGAAGAGGATCACACGCTGATGACTTGTTACACGGAGGAACCCTACACTGGCTAACTAGTAACTAGTACTATCTACTTGCACATCACAGTACAGAGTAGTGTATTACAGCTGCTATCATTCTACACCGCCGTCGCGGTGGGATCCCATGGCCGCCGCGTGCCTCGCCGCCGACCACACAATAAAACTGAGCCGGAAGCCTCGCCGCGGCAGCGTGGGACCCATACCAGGAGAGCAGCCAGAACCAACGTGCAGCTCGATCGATGATGCGTCGACAAGGACTAGGAGTAGGAGCTAATAAAGAAGGAAGAATTAAGAAGAGAAATCGAAGCCAGCGTTAGAGCCAGCAGACGAGCTATGTGTCCTGATGGCTACTCCAGCCGCAGGATAAGCCTGAGGTCGCGcgtcgcggcggcggcggcgtcgacGGCGGTCGTCATGGCCACGGCCACGGCCTTCCTGGCAGGGAACTGCGGTAGCGGCAGCAAGCTCGGGTCGGGGGACGTCGAGAACGATGGGCCGGCGTACACCTCCGCCGCAGGCCTCGCCCTTCTGCCGCCGGGGTGTCTTCGCCCCGCCGCGGGGGACGATGTCCCGGCCGGCGGCGACCTCCTCCTGGTGGCGGTGGCGCCGGGGTGGTGGCTGT contains these protein-coding regions:
- the LOC100285353 gene encoding uncharacterized protein LOC100285353, translating into MATDVLRARNVLLPAPPQRIRAAAAARRRAAGSDSHHPGATATRRRSPPAGTSSPAAGRRHPGGRRARPAAEVYAGPSFSTSPDPSLLPLPQFPARKAVAVAMTTAVDAAAAATRDLRLILRLE